From ANME-2 cluster archaeon, one genomic window encodes:
- a CDS encoding ABC transporter permease, giving the protein MFELSVASRHIRSRRRQTLFSIIAVALAVGIIIVSMSMMSGYKSIWIDSTIENQAHITVHPKENEDYIHLYHGLENHINDQEGVEAVSSYFQGEAALQYKHNAEGVLLYGINPEAENRVVNREKDMFAGEFASIANPGSRIVLGFKLAQNLDVEMGDTVTAQIPGAGPTDFTITGIFQTGTPADETMAFVNLKRLQDFYGSGDVVTGMGIRMYDAYAAEEMANGIDRETGYDAVSWIEQNKEILDLLATSEGMIYFFYIVIFSISGFGIANILIMIVMEKVGEIGMLMAMGTTRRSIMLIFLLEAGILGMTGVIIGCVLGYVASLAIASITIPVPPEMYFEMDHLPVEIELKNFITAGIFAMVINIIAGVFPARRASKMNPVEAIYSV; this is encoded by the coding sequence ATGTTTGAGTTGAGTGTTGCCTCAAGACATATCAGGTCACGCCGCAGGCAGACGTTATTTTCCATCATTGCAGTAGCACTGGCAGTTGGAATAATTATAGTTAGCATGTCAATGATGAGCGGTTACAAGAGCATCTGGATAGATTCGACAATTGAGAACCAGGCACATATCACTGTACATCCCAAGGAGAACGAGGATTACATACACCTGTACCACGGACTTGAGAACCATATCAATGATCAGGAAGGTGTAGAGGCAGTTTCGTCATATTTCCAGGGTGAAGCTGCCCTGCAGTACAAGCACAACGCAGAAGGAGTATTGCTGTATGGTATCAATCCTGAAGCCGAGAACCGGGTCGTTAACAGGGAAAAGGATATGTTTGCGGGGGAGTTCGCATCCATTGCAAATCCTGGCAGCCGCATTGTCCTTGGTTTTAAACTGGCACAGAACCTTGATGTGGAGATGGGTGATACTGTCACTGCCCAGATTCCCGGGGCAGGGCCGACAGATTTTACCATTACCGGCATATTCCAGACCGGAACGCCAGCTGATGAAACCATGGCATTTGTAAATCTTAAACGTCTGCAGGATTTTTATGGGTCAGGTGATGTGGTAACCGGGATGGGGATAAGGATGTATGATGCTTATGCTGCCGAAGAGATGGCGAATGGGATCGACCGGGAGACCGGCTATGACGCCGTAAGCTGGATCGAACAGAATAAAGAAATACTTGACCTGCTGGCGACCTCGGAAGGCATGATTTATTTCTTTTACATTGTCATCTTTAGCATATCGGGTTTTGGTATCGCCAATATCCTGATAATGATAGTCATGGAAAAGGTTGGTGAGATTGGCATGTTAATGGCAATGGGCACTACCCGGCGGAGCATAATGCTGATATTTTTACTGGAGGCAGGGATTTTGGGTATGACCGGGGTTATAATCGGTTGTGTACTGGGATATGTCGCTTCACTGGCAATTGCATCCATCACGATACCGGTACCTCCCGAGATGTATTTCGAGATGGACCACCTGCCCGTAGAAATAGAACTTAAGAACTTTATCACAGCCGGGATCTTTGCCATGGTCATCAATATCATTGCCGGTGTCTTCCCTGCCAGGCGTGCGTCAAAAATGAATCCCGTGGAGGCGATCTACAGTGTCTGA
- a CDS encoding ribonuclease P → MRRKDKKVWIRDMAAQRMVRLFDLADESFGDDPDLSRRYVFLARRIGMRHRVRMPSHLKRRICKGCGAYLVPGASCRVRVKDARVVTTCLECGYHRRIPF, encoded by the coding sequence ATGCGGCGCAAAGACAAGAAAGTATGGATAAGGGATATGGCTGCCCAAAGAATGGTACGACTGTTCGACCTGGCAGATGAGTCTTTTGGTGATGACCCTGATCTCAGTAGACGATATGTGTTTCTGGCTCGCAGGATTGGCATGCGGCACAGGGTCAGGATGCCATCCCACCTGAAACGCAGGATATGCAAGGGATGCGGTGCCTATCTGGTCCCTGGCGCGAGTTGCAGGGTAAGGGTGAAGGACGCCAGGGTCGTTACTACTTGTTTGGAATGCGGGTATCATAGGCGCATACCGTTTTAA
- a CDS encoding ABC transporter permease, producing MAVFMLMWTQALMVGFTNEMYEKTVDRMAHVTVEPKDGEDYIHLYRKLVEDIDSIDGVVAVSPVLTGPATFENKGKNKNVVIQGIQAEAHDSVLFINDDIIEGSFRDLDVSPNTVVVGDDLAKKLDVEIGDTIDASFPEANPAALKVVGIYDSGTPMDETLGFTSMSTAQDFLDVSNVVNSILVRVDDRERAEAISDKIDTFGYPASGWKETNPEIIQTLKLEGTSNNIMMVLIIIIASFGIVSTLFMAVMEKTKEIGMLMAMGVNRRSIMMIFILESGILGLLGAVIGVVLGAAFSLYMGSYDYGFEVMAGISSIPYVVRIQDAVIIVLFTFLLNLIAGIYPASRASKLKPVEAIGRE from the coding sequence ATGGCAGTTTTTATGCTCATGTGGACCCAGGCGCTTATGGTGGGTTTTACCAATGAGATGTATGAAAAGACTGTGGACCGGATGGCCCATGTGACCGTTGAACCGAAGGATGGTGAAGACTACATCCATCTGTACCGTAAACTTGTCGAAGACATTGATAGTATCGATGGAGTGGTGGCCGTATCACCGGTGCTTACCGGGCCGGCAACCTTTGAAAACAAAGGCAAGAACAAGAATGTGGTCATACAGGGTATCCAGGCTGAAGCTCACGATTCCGTGCTTTTTATCAATGATGACATTATCGAGGGTAGTTTCAGGGACCTGGATGTTTCGCCCAACACTGTTGTGGTTGGTGATGACCTTGCTAAAAAACTGGATGTGGAAATAGGCGATACAATCGATGCATCCTTTCCTGAAGCCAACCCTGCAGCCCTGAAAGTGGTAGGCATCTATGACAGCGGTACACCAATGGATGAAACACTGGGATTTACTTCAATGTCCACAGCCCAGGACTTTCTTGATGTGTCCAATGTAGTGAACAGCATTTTAGTCCGTGTGGATGACCGGGAGCGTGCGGAGGCCATATCAGATAAGATAGATACTTTCGGGTATCCTGCTTCAGGTTGGAAAGAGACAAATCCTGAGATAATACAGACACTGAAACTGGAAGGGACGAGCAATAACATAATGATGGTTTTAATTATAATTATTGCATCCTTCGGGATTGTCAGTACTCTCTTTATGGCAGTCATGGAGAAGACTAAAGAGATAGGCATGCTGATGGCAATGGGAGTGAACAGAAGAAGCATTATGATGATATTTATATTGGAAAGCGGTATCCTGGGACTGCTGGGCGCTGTAATTGGCGTGGTCCTGGGTGCGGCGTTTTCCCTCTATATGGGGTCATATGACTATGGGTTTGAAGTTATGGCTGGCATCTCATCAATTCCGTATGTTGTGCGGATACAGGATGCGGTCATTATTGTGTTGTTCACATTCCTGCTCAATCTCATCGCCGGGATATACCCTGCCAGCCGTGCTTCAAAACTTAAGCCAGTGGAGGCGATCGGCCGTGAGTGA
- a CDS encoding ABC transporter ATP-binding protein codes for MSDKYIIQIKNLTKIFGDGVEIKAIDGVDLNIERGEFLAIVGPSGSGKSTLLNQIGILDTPTSGTILLDGVDVTKMSDKQRSMTRNKQLGFIFQYHHLLPDFNALENAMMPLLISGVRSSKAREVASKMLHEVGLGDRMDHRPNQLSGGQNQRVAIARALVNNPSIVIGDEPTGNLDSKASESIYELLRKLNREHNQTFILVTHDERMAEKTDRIIRLVDGRIAGNSKNPA; via the coding sequence GTGTCTGATAAGTATATAATCCAGATAAAGAACCTGACCAAGATATTCGGTGATGGTGTGGAGATAAAGGCCATTGACGGCGTGGACCTCAATATTGAAAGGGGTGAGTTCCTGGCTATTGTCGGTCCTTCCGGTTCAGGTAAAAGTACCCTGCTCAACCAGATCGGTATTCTTGATACACCTACCAGCGGCACTATCCTGCTGGACGGGGTCGATGTCACGAAAATGTCTGATAAACAGCGCTCAATGACCAGGAATAAGCAATTGGGTTTCATATTCCAGTATCATCACCTTCTGCCCGATTTCAATGCTCTTGAGAATGCGATGATGCCGTTGTTGATCAGTGGAGTTAGATCTTCCAAGGCCCGGGAGGTCGCCAGCAAGATGCTTCATGAAGTAGGGCTTGGTGACAGGATGGACCACAGGCCTAACCAGCTGTCAGGGGGCCAGAACCAGCGGGTCGCAATTGCGCGGGCGCTGGTGAACAATCCCAGTATCGTTATTGGTGACGAGCCTACAGGCAATCTTGATTCAAAAGCCAGCGAGAGCATCTATGAACTCCTGCGAAAGCTCAACCGCGAGCACAACCAGACCTTCATACTGGTGACCCATGACGAGCGCATGGCTGAGAAGACCGACCGTATCATCAGGCTCGTGGATGGTCGTATTGCAGGAAACTCTAAAAATCCTGCATAA